The following proteins come from a genomic window of Mustela lutreola isolate mMusLut2 chromosome 6, mMusLut2.pri, whole genome shotgun sequence:
- the CLDN20 gene encoding claudin-20: MVSAGLQLLAFVLALSGVSGVLTATLLPNWKVNVDSGSNIITAIAQLQGLWMDCTWYSTGMFSCTLKYSILSLPVHVQAARATMVLACVLSALGICASTVGMKCTRLGGDGETKSHASFAGGVCFLSAGVSGLIPTVWYTKEIVANFLDLTVPESNKHEPGGAVYIGFISAILLLISGMIFCTSCIEKNPEAWLYPPKQQHISATQPEGNSAYNLKDYV, encoded by the coding sequence ATGGTGTCAGCTGGGCTCCAGCTCCTTGCTTTCGTCCTGGCCTTATCCGGAGTGTCTGGAGTGCTCACAGCCACTCTGCTGCCTAACTGGAAGGTGAACGTGGACTCGGGCTCCAACATCATAACGGCCATCGCGCAGCTGCAAGGGCTGTGGATGGACTGCACGTGGTACAGCACCGGCATGTTCAGCTGCACCCTCAAGTACTCCATTCTGTCCCTCCCTGTCCACGTGCAGGCCGCACGGGCCACCATGGTCCTGGCTTGTGTTCTGTCTGCTTTGGGGATCTGTGCTTCTACAGTAGGGATGAAATGCACTCGCTTAGGAGGGGACGGGGAAACAAAGAGTCACGCCTCTTTCGCTGGAGGAGTCTGTTTCCTGTCTGCGGGGGTCTCTGGTTTGATACCAACAGTGTGGTACACGAAGGAGATTGTAGCAAACTTTCTGGATCTGACAGTTCCAGAAAGCAACAAACATGAACCCGGAGGAGCTGTCTATATCGGATTCATTTCGGCCATACTACTCTTGATCTCTGGCATGATTTTCTGCACTTCCTGCATTGAAAAGAATCCAGAAGCGTGGCTCTATCCACCCAAGCAGCAGCACATCTCCGCCACACAACCAGAGGGCAATTCAGCATACAACCTGAAAGATTATGTGTAA